From a region of the Terriglobia bacterium genome:
- a CDS encoding 4a-hydroxytetrahydrobiopterin dehydratase: protein MSIGAPGCESLKCGMLFVMPTPISEHDVRNALLKLPGWHQNGTAIERLFRFPDFKAAMEFVNRIADAAEEAGHHPDIAISYNKVTLTLISHDSGGVTDRDIKMAGRINEIAG, encoded by the coding sequence ATGTCGATCGGCGCTCCAGGGTGCGAGTCGCTGAAGTGCGGTATGCTGTTCGTCATGCCAACACCGATTTCTGAACATGATGTACGCAATGCTTTATTGAAGCTGCCGGGATGGCACCAGAATGGCACGGCGATTGAGCGCCTGTTTCGGTTTCCAGATTTCAAGGCGGCAATGGAGTTCGTCAACCGGATTGCCGATGCGGCCGAAGAAGCCGGGCATCACCCGGACATTGCGATCAGCTACAACAAGGTGACGCTTACGTTGATCTCGCACGATTCCGGTGGGGTGACGGATCGGGACATTAAGATGGCCGGGCGTATAAACGAAATCGCCGGCTGA
- a CDS encoding SIMPL domain-containing protein, which translates to MKLSRILPLLSLLLLVLPALAQEMPRTFQPDTIYVGAAGKFEAEPDTAVINFNIGAQEPVLKDAYARAQRAAEQIRQTLRSNGIEPKEAQISSFQVAPVYDYKNPKRKLVGYRVSANITVKVTDFSKVGPIAASFADMDVTENQSISYTLENMEAAKAKAVQDAFQKARANAEVVARAAGRQLASLIYSSIDTSSEVVPLPRARPMMAMAAGVAAPAPTEEFSAEKITVTANVNAVFAMTGYTK; encoded by the coding sequence ATGAAATTGTCGAGAATTCTTCCACTTCTCTCTCTGCTTTTACTGGTTTTGCCAGCCTTGGCCCAGGAAATGCCGCGCACTTTCCAGCCGGACACGATTTACGTGGGTGCGGCCGGTAAGTTCGAGGCTGAGCCGGACACGGCGGTGATCAATTTCAATATCGGCGCACAGGAGCCGGTACTTAAGGACGCTTACGCGCGGGCGCAAAGAGCCGCGGAGCAGATACGACAGACACTGAGGTCGAATGGAATCGAACCCAAGGAAGCCCAGATATCGTCATTCCAGGTGGCACCGGTTTACGACTACAAAAACCCGAAGAGAAAGCTGGTCGGGTACCGAGTCAGCGCGAACATTACAGTGAAGGTGACCGATTTCTCGAAGGTCGGTCCGATCGCTGCGAGCTTCGCGGACATGGACGTCACGGAGAACCAGTCGATCAGCTACACTTTGGAGAATATGGAAGCCGCGAAGGCCAAGGCAGTGCAAGATGCATTCCAGAAAGCGCGGGCGAATGCAGAGGTCGTGGCTCGAGCAGCTGGACGGCAGTTGGCGTCGCTGATCTACTCGTCAATCGATACGAGCAGCGAGGTCGTCCCTCTTCCGAGAGCAAGACCGATGATGGCGATGGCGGCAGGGGTGGCAGCTCCAGCACCGACTGAAGAGTTCTCGGCGGAGAAAATCACAGTGACAGCCAATGTTAATGCGGTGTTTGCGATGACGGGATATACGAAGTAG
- a CDS encoding response regulator → MDADRILVVDDEEPIREIVTSMLANAGYSCKQAGSGLEALAILESGEQFELILSDLMMAELDGIGLLERTKERFPDLPVVMVTAVHDISVALAAIRNGAYDYLLKPFEREHLLAVVRRALENRRLKLENRAYQTNLEALVENRTVQLRQAMSDLERSYDITLEALGDALDLKDAETEGHSKRVTAFTIAIARAMGLQQDAIRVIARGAFLHDIGKMAIPDAILRKPGALTPEETEIMKEHCFKGFQMLRRIPFLQEAAEIVHAHQERYDGTGYPRGLKGEQIPLGARIFSIADTLDAITSDRPYRAAQSIQAAQEEIERWSGRQFDPKIVDVFRRMPESIWRDLRKEIDSQIYRFAISPKLTKGGNA, encoded by the coding sequence ATGGATGCCGATCGGATCCTGGTCGTCGACGACGAAGAGCCAATCCGCGAAATCGTGACGTCGATGCTCGCCAACGCGGGCTATAGCTGTAAGCAGGCCGGCTCCGGCCTGGAGGCGCTCGCGATCCTGGAATCCGGCGAGCAGTTCGAATTGATCCTCTCCGACCTGATGATGGCTGAACTGGATGGGATTGGGCTGCTGGAGCGCACGAAAGAGCGCTTCCCTGACCTTCCGGTGGTGATGGTCACGGCGGTCCACGATATTTCCGTTGCGCTGGCGGCCATTCGGAATGGCGCATACGACTACCTGCTGAAGCCCTTTGAGCGCGAACACCTGCTGGCGGTGGTTCGGCGAGCGCTGGAGAACCGGCGGTTGAAACTGGAGAACCGGGCCTACCAGACGAACCTGGAAGCTCTCGTGGAGAACCGCACTGTGCAACTTCGGCAGGCGATGTCGGACCTGGAACGGTCGTATGACATCACGCTGGAAGCACTGGGCGATGCGCTTGACTTGAAAGACGCTGAGACGGAAGGCCACTCGAAGCGGGTTACGGCATTCACGATTGCGATTGCGCGCGCGATGGGGTTGCAACAGGATGCAATTCGCGTGATCGCCCGTGGGGCTTTCCTGCATGACATTGGCAAGATGGCGATCCCGGACGCGATCCTTCGCAAGCCCGGGGCGCTTACGCCGGAAGAGACCGAGATCATGAAGGAGCACTGCTTCAAGGGGTTCCAGATGCTCCGACGCATTCCCTTTCTGCAGGAAGCGGCCGAAATCGTTCACGCGCACCAGGAGCGGTACGACGGTACTGGATACCCGCGCGGGTTGAAGGGCGAGCAGATTCCGCTGGGGGCACGGATATTCTCGATTGCGGACACGCTGGATGCGATTACATCGGATCGGCCGTATCGGGCTGCACAGAGCATTCAGGCGGCGCAGGAGGAGATCGAGCGCTGGTCGGGGCGGCAGTTCGACCCGAAGATCGTGGACGTGTTCAGGCGGATGCCGGAGAGCATCTGGAGAGACCTAAGGAAAGAAATCGATAGCCAGATCTACCGTTTCGCGATTTCGCCGAAGCTGACTAAGGGCGGGAACGCGTAA